A stretch of DNA from uncultured Pseudodesulfovibrio sp.:
TTCTGCCTCCGGAGCAGTGGCCCGCCAACGAGGGGGAAGTGGTCCGTTTGAGCGGTCCCGAAGCCCGGCACATGGGTACCATTTTGCGCACGGAAAAGGCGCAGACGGTGCGCCTTTTTGACGGACAGGGACGCGAAGGGCTGTTCACGGTGCGTGACATTGCCAAGCATCGAGCCGATCTTGAGGCCGTAAAGTTGGCCGAGCATCCCGATCCTGAAGATGGCCTGACTCTGGCCATCGGCTGGGGCAAGTCGAAACGGCGTGATTATCTGCTTGAAAAAGTCGTTGAACTCCAGGGAAATGGCGTGATCTTTTGGCAGGCAAAGCGCAGCCAGGGAGCCCTGCCAGATGATCCCAAGGCGACCTGGAACGAAAAGTTCGTGCAGGCGGCCAAACAGTGCGGAGCTGTCCGGTTACCAAACTTGGAAACCGTGCCTGGTGGCGTTGAGGGACTGTTGGCCATGGCCGGAGCTTTCGACCATTGCTATCTGGCATGGGAGGCTGAGGAGGCCAACACGCCCCTGTCGCCCGACATGCTTTCCAAAGGACGCACTCTTGTAGTAATCGGCCCGGAAGGCGGCTTTGACCAGGCAGAGGCGGACAAGCTGCTCCAGGCTGGATTCGCTCCGGTGACGCTCGGTCCGTCCATCCTTCGTTGGGAAACAGCCGCCGTGTATTGTTTGAGCCTCGCCATGTTCGGCGCACAGGACAGGTCATGAAGCTGGAAATAGAAGAAAGCCAACCGCTTGCAGACAGAATTCGTCCAACTACCATGGACGATTTTGTGGGGCAGAGCCACATCCGAAACCGGATCGAGGCTTTTGCCCAGTCCAAGCGCATGCCAAGCCTTCTGCTCTTTGGGCCGCCCGGCTGCGGCAAGTCCACACTCGCCCTGCTCCTGGCTCAACTGACCGGTAAGAAGTATCTCCGGGTCAGCGCGCCCGAAGCGGGCTTGACCGCCCTGCGCAAGATGCTGCCCGGTCAGGAAATTCTTATTCTTGACGAATTGCATCGTTTCTCAAAGGCCCAACAGGACTTTTTTCTGCCTATACTGGAGAGCGGCGAGATCACTCTGCTCGCGACCACTACCGAGAACCCCTCCTTCAGCGTTACACGGCAGCTGCTTTCGCGGCTGCACGTCCTGCGCTTGCGACAACTGAGCCGGGAGGAGCTGGTGGGCGTGTCCCATCGCGGCGCTCAGGAACTCGGCGTTGATCTGGAGGAAGAGAGCCACAAGATGCTCGCGGCCATGGCCGGGGGGGATGCTCGAACCTTATTGAATTTGCTGGAGTATACATCGGAACTCCCCAAGGATC
This window harbors:
- a CDS encoding 16S rRNA (uracil(1498)-N(3))-methyltransferase, which gives rise to MARLNTFFLPPEQWPANEGEVVRLSGPEARHMGTILRTEKAQTVRLFDGQGREGLFTVRDIAKHRADLEAVKLAEHPDPEDGLTLAIGWGKSKRRDYLLEKVVELQGNGVIFWQAKRSQGALPDDPKATWNEKFVQAAKQCGAVRLPNLETVPGGVEGLLAMAGAFDHCYLAWEAEEANTPLSPDMLSKGRTLVVIGPEGGFDQAEADKLLQAGFAPVTLGPSILRWETAAVYCLSLAMFGAQDRS